A genomic window from Candidatus Deferrimicrobium borealis includes:
- a CDS encoding ATP-grasp domain-containing protein, producing MGVFRKIFVANRGEIACRAIRPARELGIPVVVGYSDCDALSLHVKLADEAVRLGPSPASMSYLDIDAVLRAAKDSGCDAIFPGYGFLAENPDFAEAVDREGLVFIGPSARVMRILGDKIAARKALSASGVPVTPALEDVDDPRKVVSFGDRVGWPILIKASAGGGGKGMQKVFSADEVVESLASARSVAEKAFGKGTVFVEKFIEGGRHIEFQFLADRFGNVIHLGERECSIQRRHQKLVEEAPSSLLTPEVRAKMGAVVVKAMKDIGYETAGTLEFLVDRDGKFYALEVNTRIQVEHTVTEMISGFDIIRKMYKISAGERLSLRQQDVLLRGHAIQCRVNAEDPKNNFAPSFGRIAFLRQISGPFVRTESGIYQGWEVPPFYDSLLSKICSVGKDRETAIQRMRRALREFDIWGVRTTIPLLRRIMDNPDFVAGRIDTGFIEENIAGLTEYVDSEEEIFKVARFVAEVSGLGRNVHSG from the coding sequence ATGGGCGTCTTCCGGAAAATCTTCGTCGCGAACCGGGGGGAGATCGCCTGCCGGGCCATCCGGCCGGCGCGGGAGCTGGGGATCCCCGTCGTGGTGGGGTACTCCGACTGCGACGCCCTGTCCCTGCACGTGAAACTCGCCGACGAGGCGGTGCGCCTGGGGCCGTCCCCCGCCTCGATGAGCTACCTCGACATCGACGCGGTCCTGCGCGCGGCGAAGGACTCGGGCTGCGACGCGATCTTCCCGGGGTACGGGTTCCTCGCGGAGAACCCCGACTTCGCGGAGGCGGTGGATCGGGAGGGGCTGGTCTTCATCGGGCCGTCCGCCCGCGTCATGCGGATCCTCGGCGACAAGATCGCGGCCCGCAAGGCGCTCTCGGCCTCCGGCGTGCCGGTGACTCCCGCCCTCGAGGACGTGGACGATCCCCGGAAGGTGGTCTCGTTCGGGGACCGGGTGGGGTGGCCGATCCTCATCAAGGCGTCCGCCGGCGGGGGCGGGAAGGGGATGCAGAAGGTCTTCTCCGCCGACGAGGTCGTGGAAAGCCTCGCCTCGGCGCGCTCCGTCGCGGAGAAGGCGTTCGGGAAGGGGACGGTCTTCGTCGAGAAGTTCATCGAGGGCGGCCGCCACATCGAGTTCCAGTTCCTCGCGGACCGGTTCGGGAACGTGATCCACCTCGGCGAGCGCGAATGCTCCATCCAGCGGCGGCACCAGAAGCTGGTGGAGGAGGCGCCGAGCTCCCTGCTGACCCCCGAGGTCCGGGCGAAGATGGGGGCGGTGGTCGTCAAGGCGATGAAGGACATCGGGTACGAGACGGCGGGGACGCTGGAATTCCTCGTGGACCGGGATGGGAAGTTCTACGCGCTCGAGGTGAACACGCGGATCCAGGTGGAACACACGGTCACCGAGATGATCAGCGGCTTCGACATCATCCGGAAGATGTACAAGATCTCCGCCGGGGAGCGGCTCTCCCTGCGGCAGCAGGACGTGCTGCTGCGCGGCCACGCGATCCAGTGCCGGGTCAACGCGGAAGACCCCAAGAACAATTTCGCCCCCTCGTTCGGGAGGATCGCCTTCCTGCGCCAGATCAGCGGCCCCTTCGTCCGCACCGAGTCGGGGATCTACCAGGGGTGGGAGGTCCCCCCGTTCTACGACTCCCTGCTGTCGAAGATCTGCTCGGTCGGGAAGGACCGGGAGACGGCGATCCAGCGGATGCGGCGCGCCTTGCGGGAATTCGACATCTGGGGCGTCCGCACGACGATCCCGCTCCTGCGGCGGATCATGGACAATCCGGATTTCGTGGCGGGCAGGATCGACACCGGGTTCATCGAGGAGAACATCGCCGGGCTGACCGAGTACGTGGATTCCGAGGAGGAGATCTTCAAGGTGGCGCGGTTCGTCGCCGAGGTCTCCGGCCTGGGCCGCAACGTTCACAGCGGCTGA
- a CDS encoding phosphoribosylaminoimidazolesuccinocarboxamide synthase: MVETSLSGLKLLGRGKVRDIYEVDGKLLLVASDRLSAFDVVMPDGIPGKGKVLTQISAFWFGMLSGIVPNHMISIDVDAFPATARMHAETLRGRAMLCRKAKPFPVECVVRGYLSGSGWAEYKEKGEVCGIRLPKGLRESDRLPEPIFTPATKEEKGKHDENISFDRMVAMVGAETAEKVRSIVVALYEKAAAYAREKGILIADTKFELGTVDGELILIDEALTPDSSRFWPVAGYQPGGPQKSFDKQFVRDYLLTLPWNKTAPGPRLPADVVEKTALKYREALTILTGKDIG, translated from the coding sequence GTGGTCGAGACGTCTCTTTCCGGTTTGAAACTGCTGGGCCGCGGGAAGGTCCGCGACATCTACGAGGTCGACGGGAAATTGCTCCTGGTGGCCTCCGACCGGCTCTCCGCGTTCGACGTGGTGATGCCGGACGGGATCCCGGGGAAGGGGAAAGTGCTGACACAGATCTCCGCGTTCTGGTTCGGCATGCTTTCCGGAATCGTCCCCAACCACATGATCTCCATCGACGTCGACGCCTTTCCGGCGACGGCGCGTATGCATGCGGAGACGCTTCGCGGCCGGGCGATGCTGTGCCGGAAGGCGAAGCCGTTCCCCGTGGAGTGCGTCGTCCGCGGGTACCTGTCCGGTTCCGGGTGGGCGGAATACAAGGAGAAAGGCGAGGTGTGCGGCATCCGGCTGCCGAAAGGCTTGCGCGAATCGGACCGTCTCCCCGAGCCGATCTTCACCCCCGCCACGAAAGAGGAGAAGGGGAAGCACGACGAGAACATCTCCTTCGACCGGATGGTCGCGATGGTCGGGGCGGAGACCGCGGAGAAGGTGCGCTCGATCGTCGTCGCCCTCTACGAGAAGGCGGCCGCGTACGCCAGGGAGAAGGGGATCCTCATCGCCGACACGAAGTTCGAGCTGGGGACCGTGGACGGGGAGCTGATCCTGATCGACGAGGCGCTCACCCCCGACTCCTCCCGGTTCTGGCCGGTCGCCGGCTACCAGCCCGGGGGCCCGCAGAAGAGCTTCGACAAGCAGTTCGTCCGCGACTACCTGCTGACCCTGCCGTGGAACAAGACGGCGCCGGGGCCGCGCCTCCCGGCGGACGTGGTGGAAAAGACCGCCCTGAAATACCGCGAGGCGCTTACGATCCTCACCGGCAAGGACATCGGGTAG
- a CDS encoding ABC transporter ATP-binding protein/permease has product MRHGSDDFFTDDRVEPRGIDRRLLGRLLRYVLPHRRLLAAALAALLCGTACQLAGPYLIKIVIDRHVIPGQLNGMGRWVLLYLAALAGAMGFVFLQMYTVSVLGQRVILALRREMFARMQRLPVVFFDRTPTGRLMTRLTSDVEALQELLSSGLVSTIGDAAVLAGTAAILLWMDVRLALVTFAVLPVLLLFVELLKKRIREANREMRRKLARMNAFLQEHVTGVAVIKAFGTEGKSTLRFDVLNGEYAAESVRLTNLYSIYFPGVEMLASIAVALLLWRGGVGLLSGALTFGTLVAFLEYARRFYDPIKDMSDKYNILQTALASSERIFRLLDEEISPEYAESLPGSAPGGRPSPSQVPSGSGDVPAIEFRDVWFSYPRPADAGAGGGEEGPPVLRGVSFILQEGQTGAIVGATGAGKTTVLSLLCRFYEIRRGKILLFGRDIREIPREELRGSLALVLQDPFLFSGTVRENVAAGGEAVGAALSAIGVERFTREWGEGLATDVGERGVRLSTGQRQMVSFARALAREPRVLLLDEATSSVDPVTEGRIQEALAGILPGRTALVVAHRLSTVLSADRIIVMHKGKVRETGTHRELLAAGGIYRRLYALQFEGSG; this is encoded by the coding sequence GTGAGACACGGTTCGGACGACTTCTTCACGGACGACCGCGTCGAACCCCGGGGGATCGACCGGCGTCTCCTCGGGCGCCTCCTGCGATACGTTCTTCCCCACCGGCGTCTCCTCGCGGCGGCGCTGGCGGCGCTTCTCTGCGGGACCGCCTGCCAGCTTGCGGGGCCGTATCTCATCAAGATCGTGATCGACCGGCACGTCATTCCGGGGCAACTGAACGGGATGGGGCGCTGGGTCCTCCTGTACCTCGCGGCCCTCGCCGGCGCGATGGGGTTCGTCTTCCTTCAGATGTACACCGTGTCGGTGCTCGGCCAGCGGGTGATCCTCGCCCTGCGCAGGGAGATGTTCGCGCGGATGCAGCGGCTCCCCGTCGTCTTCTTCGACCGTACGCCGACCGGGAGGCTCATGACGCGCCTGACCTCCGACGTCGAGGCGCTCCAGGAGCTTCTCTCCTCCGGCCTCGTCTCGACGATCGGCGACGCCGCGGTGCTGGCGGGCACGGCCGCGATCCTGCTCTGGATGGACGTGCGCCTGGCGCTCGTCACCTTCGCCGTCCTCCCCGTTCTCCTGCTGTTCGTCGAACTGCTCAAAAAGCGGATCCGCGAGGCGAACCGGGAGATGCGGCGGAAGCTCGCAAGGATGAACGCCTTCCTGCAGGAGCACGTCACGGGGGTGGCGGTGATCAAGGCGTTCGGGACGGAGGGGAAGTCTACGCTTCGGTTCGACGTCCTGAACGGGGAGTACGCCGCGGAGAGCGTCCGGCTCACCAACCTCTACTCCATCTACTTCCCGGGCGTGGAGATGCTCGCCTCGATCGCGGTGGCGCTGCTGCTGTGGCGCGGCGGCGTCGGCCTGCTGTCCGGCGCCCTCACCTTCGGGACGCTCGTGGCGTTCCTCGAATACGCCCGAAGGTTCTACGACCCGATCAAGGACATGAGCGACAAGTACAACATCCTGCAGACGGCGCTGGCCTCCTCGGAGCGGATCTTCCGGCTCCTCGACGAGGAGATCTCCCCGGAATACGCGGAAAGCCTGCCCGGATCCGCGCCCGGTGGCCGGCCGTCGCCGTCCCAGGTCCCCTCCGGGTCCGGCGACGTTCCGGCGATCGAGTTCCGGGACGTCTGGTTCTCCTACCCGCGGCCCGCCGACGCGGGGGCCGGAGGGGGGGAGGAGGGACCACCGGTCCTGCGCGGAGTCTCCTTCATCCTCCAGGAAGGGCAAACCGGGGCGATCGTGGGGGCGACGGGGGCGGGAAAGACGACGGTCCTGTCGCTATTGTGCCGCTTCTACGAGATCCGCCGCGGGAAGATCCTGCTCTTCGGGCGGGACATCCGCGAGATCCCGCGGGAGGAACTGCGCGGATCGCTCGCCCTCGTCCTCCAGGACCCGTTCCTCTTCTCCGGCACGGTGCGGGAGAACGTCGCTGCGGGCGGAGAGGCGGTCGGGGCCGCGCTGTCGGCGATCGGCGTGGAACGGTTCACCCGGGAATGGGGCGAGGGGCTGGCGACGGACGTGGGGGAGCGGGGGGTGCGCCTGTCGACGGGCCAGCGCCAGATGGTTTCGTTCGCACGCGCGCTGGCGCGGGAGCCGCGCGTCCTTCTGCTGGACGAGGCGACCTCCAGCGTCGATCCCGTGACGGAGGGCCGGATCCAGGAGGCGCTGGCGGGGATCCTCCCCGGGCGGACCGCCCTCGTCGTCGCCCACCGGCTGTCGACGGTCCTCTCCGCCGACCGGATCATCGTGATGCACAAGGGGAAGGTGCGCGAGACGGGGACCCACCGGGAGCTTCTTGCCGCGGGGGGGATCTATCGGAGACTGTACGCCCTGCAGTTCGAGGGGAGCGGGTGA
- a CDS encoding ABC transporter ATP-binding protein/permease produces MYALCVAGLLVSSVFGLLVPWMTREAVDVVSAAREGGPPGAGPLLRAVGLMILYSVLYAVFRFLSRRSLFVAARDVEQEVRRRIFSHVVRLPIRFFHETPTGDVMSRLTNDLTAVWLFLGPGLLMLVGTVISWLLAIAFMLRISPTLTGVSLLVAPAVVYLSREYGRAFHRRHRLVQESLASMNAALQENVSGIRLVKAFTLEAREEERFSGECERYYRHNLAVTRTSAAFHGAIGLLAGVGVALVLFLGGTAVARGTLTLGGFVAFNAYLAMLAFPTMAMGWVINLFQRGSSAMGRINEFLRLPAEFPEGGTEPGGEGTIPLRDPSGSGVGEPPLLEVRGLAFSHGGDGRGEALRGVSFSVRKGEVLGLVGPTGGGKSTLLSLLSGLYPAPPGTVFLEGIDASTIPLPELRRRFAVVSQDPFLFSDSVLENVCFGLERTDPEAAGKATGLARFLAEVEEMPNGFDTVVGERGISLSGGQKQRVTIARALCAEARILLLDDALSAVDAETEREIFEGILSGKGERTVLFSTHRMASLSRCDRILVLAAGRVVEEGTHDALLSRRGDYFDLYSRQMLARELEESA; encoded by the coding sequence GTGTACGCCCTGTGCGTCGCCGGCCTCCTCGTCTCCAGCGTCTTCGGCCTCCTCGTCCCCTGGATGACCCGGGAGGCCGTGGACGTCGTATCCGCCGCGCGGGAGGGCGGCCCACCCGGCGCGGGCCCTCTTCTTCGCGCCGTCGGGCTCATGATCCTCTACTCGGTCCTGTACGCCGTCTTCCGGTTCCTTTCGCGCCGGTCCCTGTTCGTGGCCGCGCGGGACGTGGAGCAGGAGGTGCGGCGGCGCATCTTCTCCCACGTGGTCCGCCTGCCGATCCGTTTCTTCCACGAGACCCCGACCGGGGACGTGATGTCGCGCCTCACGAACGACCTTACCGCCGTGTGGCTCTTCCTCGGCCCCGGCCTGCTCATGCTCGTCGGGACCGTCATCTCGTGGCTGCTCGCGATCGCCTTCATGCTCCGGATCAGTCCCACGCTCACCGGCGTGTCGCTGCTGGTCGCCCCGGCGGTGGTGTACCTCTCCCGGGAGTACGGGCGCGCCTTCCACCGGCGGCACCGCCTGGTCCAGGAGTCGCTCGCCTCGATGAACGCGGCGCTGCAGGAGAACGTCTCCGGAATCCGCCTGGTGAAGGCGTTCACCCTCGAGGCGAGGGAGGAGGAGCGGTTCTCCGGGGAGTGCGAGCGGTATTACCGGCACAACCTGGCTGTGACGCGGACCTCCGCGGCGTTTCACGGCGCGATCGGCCTGCTTGCCGGCGTTGGCGTCGCCCTCGTCCTGTTCCTCGGCGGAACGGCCGTCGCCCGGGGCACCCTCACCCTCGGGGGGTTCGTCGCCTTCAACGCGTACCTCGCGATGCTTGCCTTCCCGACGATGGCGATGGGGTGGGTGATCAATCTCTTCCAGCGGGGGAGTTCCGCCATGGGGCGGATCAACGAGTTTCTGCGGCTGCCCGCGGAGTTTCCGGAAGGCGGGACGGAGCCCGGCGGAGAGGGGACGATACCCCTCCGGGATCCGTCGGGGTCCGGGGTGGGGGAGCCGCCGCTCCTCGAGGTCCGCGGCCTCGCCTTCTCCCATGGGGGCGACGGAAGGGGTGAGGCGCTCCGGGGGGTCTCCTTCTCCGTGCGGAAGGGAGAGGTGCTCGGGCTGGTGGGGCCCACCGGCGGCGGGAAGAGCACGCTCCTCTCCCTGCTCTCCGGACTGTATCCCGCGCCGCCCGGAACGGTCTTCCTCGAAGGGATCGACGCGTCGACGATCCCGCTTCCCGAACTGCGCCGCCGCTTCGCCGTGGTCTCCCAGGACCCGTTCCTCTTCTCCGACTCCGTCCTCGAGAACGTCTGCTTCGGCCTGGAACGGACCGACCCGGAAGCCGCCGGAAAGGCGACCGGTCTCGCCCGCTTCCTCGCCGAGGTCGAGGAGATGCCGAACGGGTTCGACACGGTCGTGGGGGAGCGGGGGATCTCGCTCTCCGGCGGGCAGAAGCAGCGGGTCACGATCGCCCGTGCGCTTTGCGCCGAAGCAAGGATCCTGCTGCTGGACGACGCCCTCTCCGCCGTCGACGCCGAGACGGAGCGGGAGATCTTCGAGGGGATCCTCTCGGGAAAAGGGGAGCGGACGGTCCTGTTCAGCACGCACCGGATGGCCTCCCTCTCCCGGTGCGACCGGATCCTCGTGCTGGCGGCCGGCCGGGTCGTCGAGGAGGGGACGCACGACGCCCTTCTCTCCCGGCGCGGCGACTACTTCGACCTGTACTCCCGCCAGATGCTCGCCCGGGAGCTGGAGGAGTCGGCGTGA
- a CDS encoding site-2 protease family protein: MLLLATFVTTLFAGSFLAGGNPLVRPADLLLGLMFNIPLLSILGVHEMGHYTAARRHRVRVSPPYFIPFLPIPPLPGTMGAVIRLKSPFPDRNALMDIGAAGPLAGAAVAIPVLLAGLALSEVRRATGTLGVPLGESLLFKLLSRIVLGEIPSGYDVILHPVAYAGWLGMYITMLNLIPAGQLDGGHVAFALFGERFSEIARLIPYALLLMGLAGNGWFVWAALLFVMGTGHPRPLAEEIPLTPARRAYGAAACLLFLLCFTLDPFPIGRG; the protein is encoded by the coding sequence GTGCTGCTTCTGGCCACCTTCGTCACGACGCTGTTCGCCGGGTCGTTTCTTGCCGGGGGGAACCCTCTGGTGCGTCCCGCGGACCTCCTCCTCGGCCTCATGTTCAATATCCCGTTGCTGTCGATCCTCGGGGTGCACGAGATGGGGCACTACACGGCGGCGCGGCGGCACCGCGTCCGGGTGTCCCCGCCGTATTTCATCCCCTTCCTCCCGATCCCGCCGCTGCCGGGGACGATGGGGGCGGTCATCCGCCTCAAGTCCCCGTTCCCCGACCGGAACGCCCTGATGGACATCGGCGCCGCGGGTCCGCTCGCGGGGGCGGCGGTCGCGATTCCGGTGCTGCTCGCCGGGCTCGCCCTCTCGGAGGTCCGGCGGGCGACGGGCACCCTCGGGGTGCCGTTGGGGGAATCCCTGCTGTTCAAGCTTCTCTCGCGGATCGTCCTCGGGGAGATTCCTTCGGGGTACGACGTGATCCTTCACCCCGTGGCGTACGCCGGCTGGCTCGGGATGTACATCACCATGCTGAACCTCATCCCCGCGGGGCAGCTCGACGGCGGGCACGTCGCCTTCGCCCTGTTCGGGGAGCGGTTCTCGGAGATCGCCCGGCTGATCCCCTACGCGCTCCTCCTGATGGGGCTCGCGGGCAACGGCTGGTTCGTCTGGGCGGCGCTCCTCTTCGTCATGGGGACGGGGCACCCGCGGCCGCTGGCCGAGGAGATCCCGCTGACCCCGGCGCGGCGTGCATACGGCGCGGCGGCGTGCCTCCTCTTCCTCCTCTGCTTCACCCTCGATCCGTTCCCGATCGGCAGGGGATGA
- a CDS encoding cytidylate kinase-like family protein: protein MAIVTISRKSGTGAKDIAMAVAKRLRYEFVSKDSIYKEIEEHGKKWLGWVARLDEHAPTLLERYDQSHAAYLAMVEHCIYKNALKNNVVILGRGGNYLLETIPYSLRVRITASAEDRCRTLCDRFGIDEAAARNVLKHRDHERFNYINRAYHRDMADPDDYDMTLNSGRMDFDELVALIANEIPSRDKRFTPDSEEKLRRLELASRVKAEIVTRFSMYIKTLEAHHDGTAIVLRGVCLLTKEKTQELMETATRSAGSTKIRCDLYTGAPDGEES from the coding sequence GTGGCCATCGTGACGATATCGAGAAAAAGCGGAACCGGGGCCAAAGATATCGCCATGGCCGTGGCGAAAAGGCTCCGGTATGAATTCGTCAGCAAGGATTCGATCTACAAGGAGATCGAAGAGCACGGGAAGAAGTGGCTGGGTTGGGTCGCACGGCTGGACGAGCACGCTCCTACGCTCCTGGAACGGTACGACCAGTCCCATGCCGCCTACCTGGCGATGGTGGAACATTGCATCTATAAGAACGCCTTGAAAAACAACGTGGTCATCCTGGGCCGGGGCGGCAACTACCTCCTCGAAACCATCCCTTACTCATTGAGGGTCCGCATCACCGCGTCCGCGGAGGATCGGTGCAGGACCCTCTGCGACCGGTTCGGGATCGATGAAGCGGCGGCCCGGAACGTGCTGAAGCACCGCGACCATGAACGATTCAACTATATAAACAGGGCCTACCACAGGGACATGGCCGACCCCGACGATTACGACATGACGTTGAATTCGGGGCGCATGGACTTCGACGAACTGGTGGCCCTGATCGCGAACGAAATCCCCTCGAGAGACAAACGTTTCACGCCGGACTCCGAGGAGAAACTGCGCCGGCTGGAACTGGCGTCGCGGGTCAAGGCGGAGATCGTCACCCGCTTCTCCATGTATATCAAGACATTGGAAGCTCATCATGACGGAACGGCCATCGTCCTTCGCGGCGTCTGCCTGCTTACGAAGGAAAAGACGCAGGAATTGATGGAAACCGCGACCCGTTCGGCGGGATCCACCAAGATACGATGCGACCTCTACACCGGGGCGCCCGACGGGGAGGAATCCTGA
- a CDS encoding TerC family protein: MEVVALWGLFAGLVLGTLFVDLLVFNKKPHVMHLPEASVWCGIWVSLAAAFGAAVFFLEGSAKGLEFITGYVIEWSLSVDNLFVFIVIFRYFAVPTAYLHRVLFYGIMGAVVLRGIFIAAGVGLLTYFHWTIYVFGAFLVFTGVKLLRAGEVEVEPQKNPVLRFFTRLMPIETEYDEQKFFVRRNGNLVGTALVPVLIVIETTDVMFAVDSVPAILAITQDPFIVYTSNIFAILGLRSLFFLLAGVMGMFRYLKIGLCFVLSFVGVKMLISDFYKIPITVSLGIVGGILVASIVASLIFPPADKPAEAQHADGSASPPGGPAGPNANGKEIEHHRAA, from the coding sequence ATGGAGGTCGTAGCGCTATGGGGACTCTTCGCGGGGCTGGTGCTCGGGACGCTCTTCGTCGACCTCCTCGTATTCAACAAGAAACCTCATGTGATGCACCTTCCGGAAGCTTCCGTGTGGTGCGGCATCTGGGTTTCCCTGGCCGCAGCGTTCGGCGCCGCCGTATTCTTCCTGGAGGGGTCGGCCAAGGGGCTGGAGTTCATCACGGGCTACGTCATCGAGTGGTCCCTGAGCGTCGACAACCTCTTCGTGTTCATCGTGATCTTCCGCTACTTTGCCGTTCCGACGGCCTATCTGCACCGGGTGCTCTTCTATGGAATCATGGGGGCCGTGGTCCTGCGGGGCATCTTCATCGCCGCCGGCGTGGGCCTGCTGACGTATTTCCACTGGACGATCTACGTCTTCGGGGCCTTCCTGGTCTTCACGGGGGTCAAACTCCTGCGCGCGGGCGAGGTGGAGGTCGAGCCGCAGAAAAACCCGGTCCTCCGTTTCTTCACCCGCCTCATGCCGATCGAAACCGAGTACGATGAGCAGAAGTTCTTCGTGCGGCGGAATGGAAACCTGGTGGGGACCGCTCTCGTTCCGGTCCTGATCGTCATCGAGACGACCGACGTCATGTTCGCCGTGGACTCGGTGCCCGCCATCCTCGCCATCACCCAAGACCCCTTCATCGTGTACACGTCCAACATCTTCGCCATCCTCGGCCTCCGCTCCCTGTTCTTCCTGCTGGCCGGGGTCATGGGAATGTTCCGGTATCTCAAGATCGGGCTCTGCTTCGTCCTCTCCTTCGTGGGAGTCAAGATGCTGATCTCCGACTTCTACAAGATCCCGATCACGGTGTCGCTGGGAATCGTGGGAGGCATCCTGGTAGCCTCGATCGTGGCGTCCCTCATTTTCCCTCCCGCCGACAAACCCGCGGAAGCGCAGCACGCCGATGGATCGGCGTCCCCCCCGGGCGGACCGGCGGGTCCGAACGCCAATGGAAAGGAAATCGAGCATCATCGGGCCGCCTAG
- a CDS encoding universal stress protein, protein MHIFFATDGSASARFAQAQILAMPWRSPVQFTVMTAVHIPPPPFTSFVSSAQQAFDAAVVTLRREAEVRAEEVLTKARTSLEASAASVATRMHAGSPGATIVEMSRACRVDLVAVGSRGLGPYKGYLLGSVSDHVANHARCSVLLAKTPPKRSGRYLLALDDSLYAVAVLRWLRELDLSKGAWIHLVKVFRSMDHFPDPDGGEWACACGRTLPAMFAPWGNSPEVLEAMCEEGLDTKVGRVTVEVRFGQEVPEILASVRKFDPELLVIGAKGHYATAASPLGNVARKLIDHAPCSVLIVRPSGDGFPGPISR, encoded by the coding sequence GTGCACATATTCTTCGCGACGGACGGGTCCGCCTCGGCCCGGTTCGCGCAGGCGCAGATCCTCGCCATGCCGTGGCGCTCGCCCGTCCAGTTCACCGTGATGACGGCGGTTCACATCCCCCCGCCGCCGTTCACCTCCTTCGTCTCGTCGGCCCAGCAGGCGTTCGACGCCGCGGTGGTAACCCTGCGTCGCGAGGCGGAAGTCCGCGCGGAGGAGGTGTTGACCAAAGCGCGAACCTCCCTGGAGGCGAGCGCGGCCAGCGTCGCCACGCGGATGCACGCCGGTTCTCCGGGAGCGACGATCGTGGAAATGTCCAGGGCGTGTCGCGTCGATCTGGTCGCGGTCGGGTCGCGGGGACTGGGGCCGTACAAGGGATACCTGCTGGGGAGCGTGTCGGACCACGTCGCGAACCACGCCCGCTGTTCCGTGCTGCTGGCGAAGACTCCTCCGAAGAGATCGGGGCGGTATCTGCTGGCCCTCGACGATTCCCTGTACGCGGTGGCGGTCCTCCGGTGGCTCAGGGAACTCGACCTGTCGAAGGGAGCCTGGATCCACCTGGTGAAGGTCTTCCGGTCCATGGACCACTTCCCGGATCCGGACGGCGGGGAATGGGCATGCGCCTGCGGCAGGACCCTCCCCGCCATGTTCGCACCCTGGGGGAATTCCCCGGAGGTGCTGGAGGCGATGTGCGAAGAGGGGCTCGACACGAAGGTCGGCCGGGTGACCGTCGAGGTCCGTTTCGGACAAGAGGTCCCGGAGATCCTGGCGTCCGTCCGGAAGTTCGATCCGGAACTGCTGGTGATCGGCGCGAAAGGGCACTACGCGACCGCGGCGTCCCCGCTCGGCAACGTGGCGCGCAAGCTGATCGATCACGCCCCCTGCTCGGTCCTCATCGTGCGGCCTTCCGGTGATGGGTTCCCAGGGCCCATTTCGCGTTGA
- a CDS encoding acetylserotonin O-methyltransferase, with protein sequence MGPVRNVEDLMAVGHGYQRAMTLFAALKLGVFRGLASGECDASALARRVGADPGKLSILLDALAVQGLVGKKGKRYRNAQVARDLLLPGPRSMESILLHHLDGWGEWGRLPATIRAGRAKRGGADGGYQENFIRGMEENARKRAAAVARKIPLRGGDRLLDLGGGPGTYAVAWAQAYPRAEIAIFDTPETLRIARKILREKGAEARIRLMEGDFLKDPLGGPYDVIWISQILHAYPEADCRKLLRKARAALAPGGRAAVQEFLLAEGKTSPPGPAFFSVHMVAVTEGGRAYTAKEIAGMMRWAGFRKVAADPPDPLGVGIVRGAV encoded by the coding sequence ATGGGGCCGGTCCGGAACGTGGAAGACCTGATGGCGGTGGGGCACGGCTACCAGCGCGCGATGACCCTGTTCGCCGCGCTGAAGCTCGGGGTGTTCCGGGGGCTTGCGTCCGGGGAATGCGACGCGTCCGCGCTGGCGCGCCGGGTCGGGGCCGACCCCGGGAAGCTCTCCATACTGCTCGACGCCCTCGCGGTCCAGGGGCTGGTCGGGAAAAAGGGGAAACGGTACCGGAACGCGCAGGTCGCGCGGGATCTTCTGCTCCCGGGGCCGCGTTCGATGGAGTCCATCCTCCTGCACCACCTCGACGGGTGGGGAGAATGGGGACGCCTTCCCGCCACGATCCGGGCGGGGCGGGCAAAGCGCGGCGGCGCGGACGGCGGATACCAGGAGAACTTCATCCGGGGAATGGAGGAGAACGCCCGCAAGCGGGCGGCGGCCGTGGCCCGGAAGATCCCTCTCCGCGGCGGGGACCGCCTCCTCGACCTCGGGGGCGGGCCGGGAACCTACGCCGTCGCATGGGCGCAGGCGTACCCTCGCGCGGAGATCGCCATCTTCGACACGCCGGAAACGCTCCGGATCGCCCGGAAGATCCTTCGGGAAAAGGGGGCGGAGGCGCGGATCCGGCTGATGGAGGGGGATTTCCTGAAGGACCCTCTCGGCGGGCCGTACGACGTCATCTGGATCTCCCAGATCCTGCACGCCTACCCGGAAGCCGACTGCCGGAAACTGCTGCGCAAGGCGCGCGCCGCCCTGGCCCCGGGGGGGCGGGCGGCCGTCCAGGAATTCCTGCTCGCGGAAGGGAAGACGTCCCCGCCGGGGCCGGCCTTCTTCTCCGTCCACATGGTGGCGGTGACCGAGGGCGGGCGGGCATACACGGCGAAGGAGATCGCCGGAATGATGCGGTGGGCGGGGTTCCGCAAGGTCGCCGCCGACCCGCCGGACCCGCTGGGCGTCGGCATCGTCCGGGGGGCCGTGTGA